In one Haloplanus salinus genomic region, the following are encoded:
- the lrp gene encoding HTH-type transcriptional regulator Lrp, producing the protein MTYENLDAKLINALLGDGRASLRSLAEELDVSVTTVSNHLRDLEEEGVIEGYTPRVNYGALGYDVTAILQMKVEGSALPDITDRLQEQKQMVSVYEVTGDYDVIAVGKFEDTDGMNEQIKTLLTDADIRESNTSVVLNAVVENKQFELDVDDE; encoded by the coding sequence ATGACGTACGAAAATCTCGACGCCAAGCTGATCAACGCACTCCTCGGCGACGGGCGCGCCAGCCTCCGGAGTCTGGCCGAAGAACTCGACGTCTCCGTCACCACCGTCTCGAACCACCTGCGCGACTTGGAAGAAGAGGGCGTCATCGAGGGGTACACCCCGCGTGTCAACTACGGCGCCCTCGGCTACGACGTGACCGCCATCCTCCAGATGAAAGTCGAGGGGAGCGCCCTGCCCGACATCACCGACCGCCTCCAGGAACAGAAACAGATGGTCAGCGTCTACGAAGTCACCGGCGACTACGACGTCATCGCAGTCGGCAAGTTCGAAGATACCGACGGCATGAACGAGCAGATCAAGACCCTGCTGACCGACGCCGACATCCGCGAGTCAAACACGAGCGTCGTCCTCAACGCCGTCGTCGAGAACAAACAGTTCGAACTCGACGTCGACGACGAGTAA
- a CDS encoding aminopeptidase, with product MDPRIRTHAEVIVDHSTRIESGDNVVISMPAAAEDLAVALHEVLGDRGATPVYLNNSERAARAYLRANDAEAFETPSHQLALFEEADAFVIARGGENVSEQSDVTPETNAAYRRAMRPVLDERLGKRWCLTQFPSSGHAQLAGMSSEAYENFVWDAVTLDWDEQRDHQAQMVELLDGADEVRIESGDETDVTMSVAGNHTINDYGEHNLPGGEVFTAPVKESVEGDVHFDVPLYRKGKEIEGARLRFENGTVVGHSAERNEDVLTGILETDEGARYLGELGIGMNRSIDRFTYNMLFDEKMGDTVHMAVGNAYADTVGEDNERNESAEHVDMIVDMSEDSVIEVDGEVVQRNGTFVFEEGFE from the coding sequence ATGGACCCGCGCATTCGCACGCACGCGGAGGTCATCGTCGATCACTCGACGCGCATCGAGTCGGGCGACAACGTAGTCATCAGCATGCCGGCGGCGGCGGAGGACCTCGCCGTCGCGCTCCACGAGGTGCTGGGTGACCGGGGCGCCACCCCCGTCTACCTGAACAACTCCGAGCGCGCGGCACGGGCGTATCTCCGCGCGAACGACGCGGAGGCGTTCGAGACGCCGAGCCACCAGCTCGCGCTCTTCGAGGAGGCGGACGCGTTCGTCATCGCCCGCGGCGGCGAGAACGTCTCCGAGCAGAGCGACGTGACCCCGGAGACGAACGCGGCCTACCGGCGGGCGATGCGACCCGTCCTCGACGAGCGGCTGGGTAAGCGCTGGTGTCTCACGCAGTTCCCCTCTTCCGGTCACGCCCAGCTCGCGGGGATGAGCAGCGAGGCCTACGAGAACTTCGTCTGGGACGCGGTGACCCTGGACTGGGACGAGCAGCGTGACCACCAGGCTCAGATGGTCGAACTCCTAGATGGGGCCGACGAGGTGCGGATCGAAAGCGGCGACGAGACGGACGTGACGATGTCCGTCGCGGGGAACCACACGATCAACGACTACGGCGAACACAACCTCCCCGGCGGCGAGGTGTTCACCGCACCGGTCAAGGAGTCGGTCGAGGGGGACGTCCACTTCGACGTGCCGCTGTACCGCAAGGGCAAGGAAATCGAGGGCGCCCGCCTCCGGTTCGAGAACGGGACGGTGGTCGGGCACAGCGCCGAACGCAACGAGGACGTGCTGACCGGCATTCTGGAGACGGACGAGGGTGCGCGCTACCTCGGCGAACTCGGCATCGGGATGAACCGCTCGATCGACCGGTTCACGTACAACATGCTGTTCGACGAGAAGATGGGCGACACCGTCCACATGGCGGTGGGGAACGCCTACGCCGACACCGTCGGCGAGGACAACGAGCGTAACGAGAGCGCCGAACACGTCGACATGATCGTCGACATGTCCGAGGACTCGGTGATCGAGGTGGACGGCGAAGTCGTCCAGCGGAACGGGACGTTCGTGTTCGAAGAGGGGTTCGAATAA
- a CDS encoding metallophosphoesterase has protein sequence MLAVCSDTHGTDDARLTGRTREAVDAADLVIHAGDFTTPAVLDDFRDRADRLVAVHGNADTAAVRERLPPAATTTYAGVRIAVTHTERGGTTALSLFGRQRGAPLVVSGHTHRPTVDAPEAGPALLNPGSHADPRGNRPGHAELWPAGSDDAPREADADVETGLVGVVRTPDGGVIHRFRVPPV, from the coding sequence ATGCTCGCCGTCTGCTCCGACACGCACGGCACCGACGACGCCCGCCTGACCGGCCGCACTCGCGAGGCCGTCGACGCCGCGGACCTCGTAATCCACGCCGGCGACTTCACGACGCCGGCCGTGCTCGACGACTTCCGGGACCGCGCCGACCGGCTCGTCGCGGTCCACGGCAACGCCGACACCGCCGCAGTCCGGGAGCGCCTGCCCCCGGCCGCGACGACGACGTACGCGGGCGTCCGGATCGCCGTCACCCACACCGAACGCGGCGGGACGACGGCGCTCTCGCTGTTCGGGCGCCAACGGGGGGCCCCCCTCGTCGTCTCCGGCCACACCCACCGGCCGACGGTCGACGCGCCCGAGGCGGGGCCGGCCCTTCTCAATCCGGGGAGTCACGCCGATCCGCGGGGGAATCGCCCGGGGCACGCCGAACTGTGGCCGGCGGGTAGCGACGACGCGCCCCGGGAGGCCGACGCCGACGTGGAGACGGGTCTCGTCGGCGTCGTTCGCACTCCGGACGGCGGGGTGATCCATCGGTTTCGCGTGCCGCCGGTCTGA
- a CDS encoding phosphatase PAP2 family protein, whose amino-acid sequence MLRVARPVADRSVGETAVVEALPDAVVGLFHLLTYLGDPVTLLSLVAVGYLLAAHLGLRPTRVATVIGLALGGLALTLALKYGFALPRPPGAGADGFGFPSGHAVGATVVYGGAAGLVFPDDRRVTGVAVAIVAVVAASRVIVGVHYLVDAVVGVAVGVGYLAVAVRLGPGRAADEVSPAGAARTFALAAGLGLAAVSVTVVVDTVAALAAAVGGWLGWRFAGERVADAAGTTRRLVASVAVLPAVGLAASHVATGDPSLPVAAVLTGSVVALVVAVPGLSVLGARDRPSS is encoded by the coding sequence ATGCTCCGCGTCGCCCGTCCGGTCGCCGACCGCAGCGTCGGCGAAACGGCCGTCGTCGAGGCGCTTCCGGACGCCGTCGTCGGTCTCTTTCACCTGCTCACCTACCTCGGCGACCCGGTGACACTCCTGTCACTCGTGGCCGTCGGCTATCTCCTCGCTGCCCACCTCGGCCTTCGGCCGACGCGGGTGGCGACCGTCATCGGCCTCGCTCTCGGGGGGCTCGCGCTGACGCTCGCGCTCAAGTACGGCTTCGCGCTCCCGCGTCCGCCGGGCGCCGGCGCGGACGGCTTCGGCTTCCCCAGCGGCCACGCCGTCGGTGCGACGGTTGTCTACGGCGGCGCCGCCGGACTGGTGTTCCCCGACGACCGGCGCGTGACGGGTGTCGCCGTCGCCATCGTCGCCGTCGTCGCCGCCTCACGCGTGATCGTCGGCGTCCACTACCTCGTCGACGCCGTCGTCGGCGTCGCCGTCGGCGTCGGCTACCTCGCCGTCGCCGTCCGACTCGGTCCCGGCCGGGCCGCGGACGAGGTGTCACCCGCCGGCGCTGCCCGGACGTTCGCCCTCGCCGCCGGCCTCGGTCTCGCTGCCGTGAGCGTCACGGTCGTCGTGGACACCGTCGCCGCTCTCGCTGCGGCCGTGGGCGGCTGGCTCGGCTGGCGGTTCGCCGGGGAGCGCGTCGCCGACGCGGCCGGCACGACCCGGCGACTCGTCGCGTCCGTGGCCGTCCTCCCGGCCGTCGGCCTCGCCGCCAGCCACGTCGCGACTGGCGACCCCTCGCTCCCCGTCGCCGCCGTCCTGACCGGGAGTGTCGTCGCGCTGGTCGTCGCCGTCCCCGGTCTGTCGGTGCTCGGTGCGCGGGACCGCCCGTCGTCGTGA
- a CDS encoding glutathione S-transferase N-terminal domain-containing protein, with protein MSASDPSITLYRLQACPYCERVVRVLEDLDLDYTSRFVEPMHSERNVVKRVAGSRPVPAIVDERTGVTMSESANVVEYLESTYGSGLVDGGAD; from the coding sequence ATGTCAGCGAGCGATCCGTCGATCACCCTGTATCGGCTGCAGGCCTGCCCGTACTGCGAGCGCGTCGTTCGGGTGCTTGAGGACCTCGACCTCGATTACACCTCGCGGTTCGTCGAACCCATGCACTCCGAGCGGAACGTGGTCAAACGGGTCGCCGGCTCCCGTCCCGTCCCCGCCATCGTCGACGAACGTACCGGCGTCACCATGTCCGAGTCGGCGAACGTCGTCGAGTATCTCGAATCCACGTATGGCTCCGGCCTCGTCGACGGGGGTGCCGACTGA
- a CDS encoding threonine aldolase family protein, which produces MFDIDLRSDTVTRPSDAMRDAARDADVGDDVYRDDPTMNDLERRAAALVGCEDALFVPTGTMGNQIAAGVHADPGSEVVADAEAHVVRWELGGLARNAGLQTRTLDAESGVLTPEQLHTVCHDADLHRPGTGLVCLENTHNARGGLAIPVDRIRAAADAAHESDVPVHLDGARLFNACVALDVDPAEMVAPVDSVLFCLSKGLGAPVGSVLAGSEAFVDEARRLRKLHGGGMRQVGIVAAPGLLALENRTRLAEDHEHAARLAAGLDALDGLSVPTPETNIVVADVSDAPFDAPAFVDACADRGVGCGAIDDACVRFCTHLDVDRAAVETALDRIETICTGST; this is translated from the coding sequence ATGTTCGACATCGACCTCCGATCCGACACCGTCACCCGCCCCTCCGACGCCATGCGCGACGCCGCTCGCGACGCCGACGTTGGCGACGACGTGTACCGCGACGACCCGACGATGAACGACCTCGAACGTCGCGCGGCTGCCCTCGTCGGCTGCGAGGACGCCCTCTTCGTCCCGACGGGGACGATGGGTAACCAGATCGCGGCGGGGGTTCACGCCGACCCCGGCAGCGAAGTCGTCGCCGACGCCGAGGCCCACGTCGTCCGCTGGGAACTCGGCGGTCTCGCCCGCAACGCCGGCCTTCAGACCCGCACCCTCGACGCCGAGAGCGGGGTCCTGACGCCCGAGCAGCTCCACACGGTCTGTCACGACGCGGATCTCCACCGCCCCGGCACCGGCCTCGTCTGTCTGGAGAACACGCACAACGCCCGCGGCGGCCTCGCGATTCCGGTCGACCGGATCCGGGCCGCCGCCGACGCGGCTCACGAGAGCGACGTGCCCGTCCACCTCGACGGCGCCCGCCTGTTCAACGCCTGCGTCGCCCTCGACGTCGACCCCGCCGAGATGGTCGCGCCCGTCGACTCCGTGTTGTTCTGTCTCTCGAAGGGTCTGGGCGCCCCCGTCGGCTCGGTCCTCGCCGGGAGCGAGGCGTTCGTCGACGAGGCCCGTCGGCTGCGGAAACTCCACGGCGGCGGGATGCGGCAGGTCGGTATCGTCGCCGCCCCCGGCCTCCTCGCCCTGGAGAACCGGACCCGACTGGCCGAGGATCACGAACACGCCGCCCGCCTCGCCGCGGGCTTGGATGCCCTCGACGGCCTGTCGGTTCCGACGCCGGAGACGAACATCGTCGTCGCCGACGTCTCGGACGCCCCGTTCGACGCGCCGGCGTTCGTCGACGCCTGCGCCGACCGCGGCGTCGGCTGTGGCGCCATCGACGACGCGTGCGTCCGGTTCTGTACCCACCTCGACGTGGACCGCGCGGCCGTCGAGACGGCGCTGGATCGGATCGAAACGATCTGCACGGGGTCGACGTAG
- a CDS encoding inorganic phosphate transporter has translation MVATGTLLTFVVAALASLFMAWAIGAGSSGSTPFAAAVGANAISVMRAGFVVGLLGFAGAVLQGANVTEAVGTQLIGGVSLTATAAIVGLLTAAGLVAVGVFTGYPIATAFTVTGAVVGVGLALGGDPAWPKYRQIATLWILTPFVGGGAAYATARLLRAPRVPERYAISILGALVGLLVATIEFSLLGPAGESASIAATIGADLPVGGRFVATACALLVAAVLYYGLVTDPEAAQRRFLLSLGGLVAFSAGGSQVGLAIGPLVPLLDDVAVPLPAVLAGGGFGLLLGSWTGAPRMIKALAQDYSSLGPRRSIAALIPSFAIAQAAVAFGIPVSFNEIVVSAIIGSGYAAGGGGVSRRKLLYTVFAWIGSLLLALGVGYAVFTAFDALFA, from the coding sequence ATGGTTGCCACCGGTACGCTACTGACGTTCGTCGTCGCCGCCCTCGCCAGTCTCTTTATGGCGTGGGCCATCGGCGCCGGCTCCTCGGGATCGACACCGTTCGCCGCCGCCGTCGGCGCCAACGCAATCTCCGTGATGCGTGCCGGCTTCGTCGTCGGCTTGCTCGGCTTCGCCGGCGCGGTGTTACAGGGGGCGAACGTCACCGAGGCGGTCGGCACCCAGCTCATCGGCGGCGTCTCGCTCACCGCCACCGCCGCCATCGTCGGCCTGCTCACCGCCGCAGGTCTCGTCGCCGTCGGCGTCTTCACCGGCTACCCCATCGCCACGGCCTTCACCGTCACCGGCGCCGTCGTCGGCGTCGGCCTCGCGCTCGGCGGCGACCCCGCGTGGCCGAAATACCGACAGATAGCGACGCTGTGGATACTGACTCCCTTCGTCGGCGGCGGCGCCGCGTACGCCACGGCGCGGCTCCTCCGGGCGCCGCGCGTCCCCGAACGCTACGCCATCTCGATTCTCGGCGCCCTCGTCGGCCTCCTCGTCGCCACCATCGAGTTCAGCCTCCTCGGACCGGCCGGCGAATCGGCGTCCATCGCCGCGACCATCGGCGCCGACCTCCCGGTCGGGGGGCGGTTCGTCGCGACCGCCTGTGCGCTCCTCGTCGCCGCCGTCCTCTACTACGGGCTCGTCACCGATCCCGAGGCCGCCCAGCGCCGCTTTCTCCTGTCGCTCGGCGGCCTCGTCGCTTTCTCGGCCGGCGGGAGCCAGGTCGGCCTCGCCATCGGCCCGCTCGTGCCGCTCCTCGACGACGTCGCGGTCCCGCTGCCTGCCGTGCTCGCGGGCGGCGGGTTCGGACTCCTCCTCGGCTCCTGGACCGGCGCTCCGCGCATGATCAAGGCGCTCGCACAGGATTACTCCTCGCTCGGCCCCCGCCGCTCCATCGCGGCGCTCATCCCCTCCTTCGCCATCGCGCAGGCCGCCGTCGCCTTCGGCATCCCCGTCTCGTTCAACGAAATCGTCGTCTCCGCGATCATCGGGTCGGGGTACGCCGCCGGTGGCGGCGGCGTCAGCCGTCGGAAGCTGCTCTACACCGTCTTCGCCTGGATCGGCTCGTTGCTCCTCGCGCTCGGGGTCGGCTACGCCGTCTTCACCGCCTTCGACGCGCTGTTCGCGTGA
- a CDS encoding hemolysin family protein, with product MGLSSTASAAGVGSVAQLSEFVPLTDTTVTIAGSLAILVLIALSAFFSSSEIAMFSLARHRVESLVEDGVPGAAVVQELKSDPHRLLITILVGNNIVNIAMSSIATGLFAIYLSQGQAVLAATFGITTLVLLFGESAPKSYAVENTESWALRIASPLKYSELALLPLVVVFDYLTRIVNRVTGGRSAIETTYVTRDEIQNMIQTGEREGVIEEEEREMFQRIFRFNRTIAKEVMTPRLDMTAVPKDATLDEAIETCVQSDHERIPVYEGNLDNIIGIVTLRDLIREKDYGEGASDLTDVVQPTLHVPESKNVDELLEEIQDNRMRMVIVIDEFGTTEGLITLEDMVEEIVGDILEGDEEEPFEFVEDDVVIVRGEVNIDEVNETLDLDLPEGEEFETLAGFIFNRAGRLVEEGETIEYDSITIRIEQVDNTRIMKARLTIHDRGDDAAAEPVDEPKPEE from the coding sequence ATGGGTTTGTCGTCGACAGCGAGCGCCGCCGGAGTCGGGAGCGTGGCGCAGCTCTCCGAATTCGTGCCACTGACCGACACGACCGTCACCATTGCCGGATCGCTGGCAATTTTAGTGTTGATCGCGCTGTCGGCGTTTTTCTCCTCCTCGGAGATCGCGATGTTTTCGCTGGCTCGCCACCGGGTCGAGTCGCTCGTCGAGGACGGTGTCCCCGGAGCCGCGGTGGTTCAGGAACTGAAATCCGACCCGCACCGGCTCCTGATCACGATTCTCGTCGGCAACAACATCGTCAACATCGCGATGTCCTCCATCGCCACCGGCCTCTTCGCCATCTACCTCTCGCAGGGGCAGGCCGTCCTCGCGGCGACGTTCGGGATCACCACGCTCGTGCTCCTGTTCGGGGAGAGCGCGCCCAAGTCCTACGCGGTCGAGAACACGGAGTCGTGGGCGCTTCGGATCGCGAGCCCGCTCAAGTATTCGGAGCTGGCGTTGCTGCCGCTGGTTGTCGTCTTCGACTACCTCACCCGCATCGTCAACCGCGTCACCGGCGGGCGCTCGGCCATCGAGACGACGTACGTCACCCGGGACGAGATCCAGAACATGATCCAGACCGGGGAGCGCGAGGGGGTGATCGAGGAGGAGGAACGCGAGATGTTCCAGCGCATCTTCCGGTTCAACCGCACCATCGCCAAGGAGGTGATGACGCCGCGGCTCGACATGACGGCCGTCCCCAAAGACGCAACCCTCGACGAAGCCATCGAGACCTGCGTCCAGAGCGATCACGAGCGCATCCCCGTCTACGAGGGCAACCTCGACAACATCATCGGCATCGTCACCCTTCGGGACCTCATCCGCGAGAAGGATTACGGCGAGGGGGCGAGCGACCTAACGGACGTGGTCCAGCCGACCCTCCACGTTCCCGAGTCGAAGAACGTCGACGAGCTGCTGGAGGAGATTCAGGACAACCGGATGCGCATGGTCATCGTCATCGACGAGTTCGGCACCACGGAGGGGTTGATCACGCTGGAGGACATGGTCGAGGAGATCGTCGGGGACATCCTCGAGGGCGACGAGGAGGAGCCGTTCGAGTTCGTCGAGGACGACGTGGTGATCGTCCGCGGCGAGGTCAACATCGACGAAGTGAACGAGACCCTCGATCTCGATCTGCCGGAGGGCGAGGAGTTCGAGACGCTCGCCGGGTTCATCTTCAACCGCGCCGGCCGCCTCGTCGAGGAAGGCGAGACGATCGAGTACGACAGCATCACCATTCGGATCGAGCAGGTGGACAACACCCGAATCATGAAGGCGCGACTCACGATCCACGACCGGGGCGACGACGCGGCGGCGGAGCCGGTCGACGAACCGAAACCCGAGGAGTGA
- a CDS encoding redoxin domain-containing protein yields the protein MVEFDVVSLPEADHVAEGDTAPEFTRPLVNDEFWTDTALSELTDDGPVCLVFYPMDGAFPATYIWNELRDRAFDDLLTVVGVSISTPYAHKRLIADRGMNYDLFADPANGVAERYGIAHDLDGMAGVSEPRPATFLLDGDRTVQYAWVAEEWPDFPPYDDLEREIRALVD from the coding sequence ATGGTCGAGTTCGACGTCGTGTCCCTCCCCGAGGCCGACCACGTCGCCGAGGGCGACACCGCCCCCGAGTTCACCCGCCCGCTCGTCAACGACGAGTTCTGGACGGACACCGCCCTCTCCGAGTTGACCGACGACGGCCCCGTCTGTCTCGTCTTCTACCCCATGGACGGCGCCTTCCCCGCGACGTACATCTGGAACGAACTCCGTGACCGCGCGTTCGACGACCTGCTCACGGTCGTCGGCGTCTCCATCTCGACGCCGTACGCCCACAAGCGGCTCATCGCGGACCGGGGCATGAACTACGACCTCTTCGCCGACCCCGCGAACGGCGTCGCCGAACGGTACGGCATCGCCCACGACCTGGACGGCATGGCCGGCGTCTCCGAACCCCGCCCCGCCACCTTCCTGCTCGACGGGGACCGCACCGTCCAGTACGCGTGGGTCGCCGAGGAGTGGCCCGACTTCCCACCGTACGACGACCTCGAACGCGAAATCCGGGCACTCGTCGACTGA
- a CDS encoding L-threonylcarbamoyladenylate synthase: MSVDDAATAVREGHAVVYPTETVYGLGADATDPDAVERVFELKGRSRGKPLSLGVPSVDAALEYTRPTEREERFMRRFLPGPVTVVVDRRPSLPDALTAGRDRVGVRVPDHETALELLERAPPLTATSANRSGAPSVTRVADLDDRIREGVAVVVDGGEAPGTESTVVDPGEGTIHRRGAMSDEIEAWLQAQ, encoded by the coding sequence ATGAGCGTCGACGACGCCGCCACCGCCGTCCGCGAGGGCCACGCCGTCGTCTACCCGACCGAGACGGTGTACGGCCTCGGCGCCGACGCCACCGACCCCGACGCCGTCGAGCGCGTCTTCGAGTTGAAGGGCCGGTCACGAGGGAAGCCGCTCTCGCTCGGCGTGCCCTCCGTCGACGCCGCCCTCGAGTACACCCGGCCGACGGAGCGGGAAGAGCGGTTCATGCGCCGGTTTCTCCCCGGTCCCGTGACCGTCGTCGTCGACCGCCGTCCCTCGCTCCCCGACGCCCTCACTGCCGGCCGGGACCGGGTCGGCGTCCGCGTCCCCGACCACGAGACGGCGCTCGAACTGCTCGAACGGGCGCCGCCGCTCACCGCCACCAGCGCCAACCGCTCCGGAGCGCCGAGTGTCACCCGCGTCGCCGACCTCGACGACCGCATCCGCGAGGGCGTCGCCGTCGTCGTCGACGGCGGCGAGGCGCCGGGCACCGAGAGCACCGTCGTCGACCCCGGCGAGGGCACCATCCACCGCCGCGGCGCGATGAGCGACGAGATCGAGGCGTGGCTACAGGCCCAGTAA
- a CDS encoding GYD domain-containing protein — MVVDTDGRASMETYISLVSYTGEGVQHMDESPDRLDDARDVAESMGGELAEFFLTMGRYDAVVIMEMPDAETATRAGITIAGAGAVRTETLRAFPEDEYRELIDGLP; from the coding sequence ATGGTCGTCGACACCGACGGCCGAGCCAGCATGGAGACGTACATTAGCCTCGTAAGCTACACCGGCGAGGGCGTACAGCACATGGACGAGAGCCCGGACCGACTCGACGACGCCCGCGACGTCGCCGAGTCGATGGGGGGTGAACTGGCCGAGTTCTTCCTGACGATGGGGCGGTACGACGCCGTCGTAATCATGGAGATGCCGGACGCGGAGACGGCGACGCGGGCCGGGATCACCATCGCGGGCGCCGGTGCGGTCCGGACCGAGACGCTGCGGGCGTTCCCGGAGGACGAGTACCGCGAGTTGATCGACGGGCTGCCGTAG
- a CDS encoding DUF7859 family protein produces MQAFVLQFSGLLEDPVFLGLVAVMLLLVFFGYLLVRRTLLSLREGYDEGYR; encoded by the coding sequence ATGCAGGCGTTCGTCCTCCAGTTCTCCGGCCTCCTCGAAGACCCCGTCTTCCTCGGGTTGGTGGCGGTGATGCTCCTGCTCGTCTTCTTCGGCTACCTCCTCGTCCGCCGAACGCTCCTCTCGCTCCGCGAGGGGTACGACGAGGGGTATCGCTGA
- the glnA gene encoding type I glutamate--ammonia ligase: MTDENATTDGGLTATEQDVIDEIDEKNVDFLRLQFTDILGTVKNVSVPATQAEKAFTEGIYFDGSSIDGFVRIQESDMRLDPDPETFAVLPWRNGGSDGGAAARLICDVVDTSTGEPFSGDPRGVLKSAIERAEEMGYSVNMAPEPEFFLFEEDEDGRATTKTNDAGGYFDLAPKDLASDVRRDIIYGLESMGFDIEASHHEVAQGQHEINFTYDDALSTADNVATFRSVVRAIAAEHDLHATFMPKPIARINGSGMHTHMSLFTEDGENAFHDEDDEFNLSDTAKSYLAGILDHAPAITAIADPTVNSYKRLVPGYEAPVYVAWSDRNRSALIRKPAARVPAASRIELRSPDPSCNPYLAFAAMIHAGLDGIERDLDCPDPVRENIYEFDEAKREEYGITTLPSNLGEAVEAFEEDEVIKSAMGEHVSEKFVEAKSQEFGEYIVEVSDWEIDRYLEKF, translated from the coding sequence ATGACGGACGAAAACGCGACGACTGACGGCGGTTTGACGGCTACGGAACAAGACGTGATCGACGAGATTGACGAGAAAAACGTCGATTTCCTTCGACTTCAGTTCACCGACATCCTCGGGACGGTCAAGAACGTCTCGGTACCGGCGACGCAGGCGGAGAAGGCGTTCACCGAGGGCATCTACTTCGACGGCTCCTCCATCGACGGCTTCGTGCGGATTCAGGAATCGGACATGCGACTCGACCCCGACCCGGAGACGTTCGCCGTCCTCCCGTGGCGGAACGGCGGCTCCGACGGCGGCGCGGCGGCACGGCTCATCTGTGACGTCGTCGATACGTCGACCGGCGAGCCGTTCTCGGGCGACCCGCGTGGCGTCCTCAAAAGCGCCATCGAGCGCGCCGAGGAGATGGGCTACAGCGTCAACATGGCGCCCGAGCCGGAGTTCTTCCTGTTCGAGGAGGACGAGGACGGCCGCGCGACGACGAAGACGAACGACGCCGGCGGCTACTTCGACCTCGCGCCGAAGGATCTGGCCTCCGACGTGCGCCGTGACATCATCTACGGGCTGGAGAGCATGGGCTTCGATATCGAGGCCTCCCACCACGAGGTCGCCCAGGGCCAACACGAGATCAACTTCACGTACGACGACGCCCTCTCGACGGCGGACAACGTCGCCACCTTCCGTTCGGTCGTGCGCGCCATCGCGGCCGAACACGACCTGCACGCGACGTTCATGCCCAAGCCCATCGCCCGGATCAACGGCTCGGGGATGCACACCCACATGTCGCTGTTCACCGAGGACGGCGAGAACGCGTTCCACGACGAGGACGACGAGTTCAACCTGAGCGACACGGCCAAGAGCTACCTCGCGGGCATCCTCGACCACGCGCCGGCCATCACGGCCATCGCGGACCCGACCGTCAACAGCTACAAGCGGCTGGTGCCGGGCTACGAGGCGCCCGTCTACGTCGCCTGGTCCGACCGTAACCGCTCGGCGCTCATCCGCAAGCCCGCCGCGCGCGTCCCCGCGGCCTCCCGGATCGAACTCCGTTCGCCCGACCCGTCGTGTAACCCCTATCTCGCCTTCGCGGCCATGATCCACGCGGGTCTCGACGGCATCGAGCGCGACCTCGACTGCCCCGACCCGGTCCGCGAGAACATCTACGAGTTCGACGAGGCAAAACGCGAGGAGTACGGCATCACGACCCTGCCGTCGAACCTCGGCGAGGCCGTCGAGGCCTTCGAGGAGGACGAGGTCATCAAGAGCGCGATGGGCGAGCACGTCAGCGAGAAGTTCGTCGAGGCCAAATCACAGGAGTTCGGCGAGTACATCGTCGAAGTCTCCGACTGGGAGATCGACCGCTACCTCGAGAAGTTCTAA